One stretch of Paenibacillus sp. FSL R5-0341 DNA includes these proteins:
- a CDS encoding GNAT family N-acetyltransferase, with amino-acid sequence MHVRSFQLSDASQMTELLQVALSEECYENTMGPFARQLSWDSDLIMVAEEEGDLVGALIGTIDHNQGCIYRIAVHPDYRRRGVGKTLVEAMEQRFQQRKVSQVWVAGDEHNKVAMPLYEAMGYGANQIMSAFQTLSILSKA; translated from the coding sequence ATGCACGTTCGTTCCTTTCAGTTGAGTGATGCAAGCCAGATGACGGAGCTTCTCCAGGTTGCACTATCGGAAGAGTGTTATGAGAACACGATGGGCCCGTTTGCCCGTCAATTGTCATGGGATTCTGACCTGATCATGGTTGCGGAAGAAGAGGGAGACCTCGTAGGCGCTTTGATCGGTACGATTGATCACAACCAGGGTTGTATCTACCGTATTGCGGTACATCCAGACTATCGTCGCCGTGGAGTCGGCAAAACACTTGTCGAGGCTATGGAACAGCGGTTCCAGCAGCGTAAAGTCAGCCAGGTATGGGTGGCGGGTGATGAGCACAACAAAGTAGCCATGCCTCTATATGAAGCAATGGGTTACGGTGCCAATCAGATTATGAGCGCTTTCCAGACTCTTAGTATTTTGTCCAAAGCTTAG
- the lepB gene encoding signal peptidase I → MNSNNYSMEHVTSEQRNEPSKPEQPGKSWVVELWDWVKTIVVAFVIMMLLNLFVFNLSMVKGQSMQPTLVERDRLFVNKIVYHLGTPSRSDVIVLRDPSEGVEKKDFLVKRIVGLPGDTIEVRDHHLYVNGEQQAETYTDIEVQDPDFGPITLEPDHFFVMGDNRHEGKSKDSRVFGSITSDEIVGKAEFIFWPFSELKKL, encoded by the coding sequence TTGAATTCCAATAATTATTCAATGGAACATGTGACTTCCGAGCAACGTAATGAACCGTCAAAGCCTGAACAACCGGGGAAATCCTGGGTGGTCGAGCTGTGGGACTGGGTCAAAACGATTGTTGTTGCTTTTGTAATCATGATGCTGCTGAACCTGTTTGTGTTTAATCTGTCAATGGTCAAGGGACAGTCCATGCAGCCGACACTGGTTGAGCGAGATCGCCTTTTCGTCAACAAAATCGTATACCATCTGGGTACTCCTTCCCGATCAGATGTGATTGTACTTCGTGATCCAAGTGAAGGTGTAGAGAAGAAGGATTTTCTGGTGAAACGGATCGTTGGACTTCCGGGAGATACAATTGAGGTCAGGGATCACCATCTATATGTGAACGGCGAGCAACAAGCGGAAACGTACACTGATATTGAAGTGCAGGACCCTGATTTTGGCCCAATCACATTGGAGCCGGATCATTTCTTCGTGATGGGGGATAATCGTCATGAAGGCAAAAGTAAGGATAGCCGAGTATTTGGCAGTATTACATCTGATGAAATTGTAGGCAAGGCTGAATTTATTTTCTGGCCATTCTCTGAATTGAAGAAATTGTAA